A stretch of the Mesorhizobium sp. Pch-S genome encodes the following:
- a CDS encoding gluconokinase, with product MTPLVVIVMGVSGCGKSTIAGLVAERLHWDLLEGDELHPKANVDKMSHGIPLDDDDRRPWLEAIARWIEGRIQSGRPALVTCSSLKRSYRDILRGKSPKGVVAFAHLSGSRELLMERMKARKGHFMPASLLDSQLATLQPLQPDEAGIVIDIGDIPTEEADQVIERLHLA from the coding sequence AAATCGACGATTGCCGGCCTGGTGGCGGAGCGACTGCATTGGGATCTGCTCGAGGGCGACGAGCTGCATCCGAAGGCCAATGTCGACAAGATGAGCCATGGCATCCCGCTCGACGACGACGACCGCCGGCCCTGGCTGGAGGCCATTGCACGCTGGATCGAGGGCCGCATCCAGTCCGGGCGTCCCGCCCTCGTCACCTGTTCCTCGCTCAAACGATCCTATCGCGACATCCTGCGAGGCAAGAGCCCAAAAGGCGTCGTCGCCTTTGCCCACCTTTCCGGCTCCCGCGAACTCCTCATGGAGCGCATGAAGGCCCGCAAGGGTCATTTCATGCCAGCCAGCCTGCTCGATTCCCAGCTCGCGACATTGCAGCCCCTGCAACCGGACGAGGCCGGCATCGTCATCGACATTGGCGATATCCCCACCGAAGAAGCGGATCAGGTCATCGAACGCCTGCATCTCGCCTGA